A stretch of the Arachis stenosperma cultivar V10309 chromosome 6, arast.V10309.gnm1.PFL2, whole genome shotgun sequence genome encodes the following:
- the LOC130933994 gene encoding uncharacterized protein LOC130933994, whose amino-acid sequence MDLTQAGVARKLQLEELECLRNEAYENARIYKEKTKAFHDHHIRKKDFQEGNEVLLYNSRLRFMHGKLRSRWEGPFKVNEIKPYGVVELFDPKSEATFKVNGHRVKKYHGYKLPKELELFLLEDAPREGET is encoded by the coding sequence ATGGATTTGACCCAAGCAGGAGTAGCCAGAAAATTACAGCTAGAGGAGCTCGAGTGTTTGAGGAACGAAGCGTATGAGAATGCCCGGATTTACAAGgaaaagacaaaggcattccaTGACCATCACATCCGGAAGAAGGACTTCCAAGAAGGTAATGAGGTTCTCCTCTACAATTCAAGGCTTCGTTTCATGCATGGCAAGCTCCGCTCTAGATGGGAAGGACCTTTCAAGGTGAATGAGATAAAGCCCTATGGAGTAGTGGAGTTGTTTGATCCTAAAAGTGAAGCAACTTTCAAGGTGAATGGACATAGAGTGAAGAAGTACCATGGCTACAAGCTCCCAAAAGAGCTAGAGTTGTTCCTATTGGAGGATGCACCTAGAGAAGGAGAAACTTGA